From Candidatus Latescibacter sp.:
GGGCGCCGGGACTTCGCGCACCCCGGCGAGCCTGTCTGGCAGCGGGCCGAACATGACCATCTTCTGTACCTTGACGAACGACACGAGCGTCACAAAACTCACGAAGACGGTGAGAGCCGCACAGACATAGGCCACCGGCCCAAGGCTGTCGTATGCCTGAACGGCGGCAATGACAATGATGAGCTTGCTGAAAAATCCACCCAGGGGCGGAACCGCCGAAATAGACAGGGATGCGATGGAACAGGCCGCACTGGTAACCGGCATTTTTTTCCACAGTCCACCGAGCTGTTTAAGGTCGCGGGTACCCGTGGCGTATTCGACCGCCCCGGAGCAGAGGAACAGCAGAGATTTGAAAAACGTATGGTTAAGGGTATGGAGCAGCCCGCCGATGATCGCAAGCGGCGTCCCAAGCCCGAACGCGAACAGGATGTACCCCATCTGGCTGATACTATGATAGGCCAACAGCCGCTTGAAGTCAAACTGTCCTACTGCGAGCAGGACGCCGACCACCATCGAAAGCAGGCCCAGGAACATGAGTATCGAGCCGTAGGTCTGATCGAGACCGAACACAGAGTAGAATAACCGCAGGATGCAGTAGAGCCCGAGAGCCTTGATCAGGAGCCCCGACAGCATCGCGGAGACGGGAGCGGGAGCGGACGGGTGGGCGTCGGGAAGCCATGCGTGGAACGGAATCATCGCAGCCTTTATCCCGAACCCCGCGAAGAAGAGAGCGGCGATGAAATGCACCATTCCCTGATTACCATTACCCTCAAGTATCCTCCCCAGGTGCGCCAGATTGAGCGTACCGGTGATGCTGTAAAGAAATGCGATACCCACGAGGATGAAACTGGACCCGATGCTGCCGAGGACAAGGTACTTGAGCGAAGCCTCCAGTTCCTCGTGTCCGATACCGAAAGCGACGAGAGCATAGGACGATATGGCTGCAATTTCCAGAAACACATACATGTTGAAAAGATCGCCGGTCGCAACCACGCCGTTCATGCCCGCAATCATCAGCATAAGCAGGCAGTAGTATTTCGCTTCCGCTGTATACCGCTTCATATAGGCTGTCGAATACACAGTGACAAGAAAACCCACAACGGCAATGATGAGGAGAAAGAATCCGCTCAATGCGTCGCCCACCAGGTTGATGCCGAAAGGAGGGCGCCACCCTCCCACAGCATAAATCGCAACACCGGCGCCTATTCTTCCAAGAGCGAGCGCTACCAATAGTGCGGTCGTCAGCACAGCCATTGCGCGGACAAGACGTTCGCTGACAAATCCCGCAAGCGGGATAAGAAAGCCCGCTGCAAGGGGCAGCGCAATAAACAGCGGCATGAGGGTTCCGGAACTCATCCCCGTAAACTCCGTATCTGAAGAATGTCGAATGTACCGTACTTCTCATAGAGCCTGAGGCAAATCGCAACCACCATCGCGGTGACCCCGAGGCCGATCACGATGGAAGTAACGATCAGCGCCTGCGGTATTGGATCGACAAAAGTGGATGCCTGAGCGGCGGTGTCTTCAGCTTTCGTGAAAATAGGAGCGCTTCCGCCGGTACGATACCCGATGAGAATCAAGAGCAGATTCGTGGCGTACTCGATGATACACAAACCGATAACGATCTTCACCAGGTTCTTTTTCGCTATGACGCCATATATACCCAGCAGCAAAAGCACTGTGCACAGAATGTACGGAACCATACCCGCTCCTCTCTCAACGTTCTCTGTTTATTCTAAACAAGGCCAGGGCCACAAACACCGCGAACAGACCCGCGGAGACCTTGATTCCGATGGCAATGTTGCTCCACATGATCGTACCCCCGGATATGAGTCTGAGCGGTTCGCCGCTGGTCAGGAAATTCTTGAAGAACACCCCCTGGGTGAATCCGAACAGCGCGATTCCCATAAATCCCAGGGCGCCGATACAGTCCCAGGCAGACAGGGCCTTTTCTCCTATGATTCGAAAAGCCGTATCCTTTCCGAACGCCAGGACGAGGAGAATAAAGACACAGGCGAGCATGACGCCGCCGGCGAATCCCCCTCCGGGCGTGATGTGACCATAGAATACGATAGATACGGCGAACACGATGATAAATCCCAGAATCAGCCGCGTGATAGTCTTAACTATGAGCGTCATGCCGTTCATTGTCTTTTTTCCCTTTTCGCCGAAGAATAACAATTGCCCCGATAATGGATACAAAAATCACCGTCGCTTCGCCCAGGGTGTCGTACGCACGGAACTCGAGCAGGATGGCGGTGACGATGTTCGCGGCGTGGGTGATGCCGAAGCCTTCGTCGATGTACCACTTTGACACCTCGAGCAGGGGATTTCCGAACGAGGGAAGCTCCTTGTACACTATCGACGCAATCACGATGAACACGCCGCAGAAAATCAATCCCACCGCAGTCGCGAACACTTCCGCGTAGCGGTAACGGTGAGCGATGGTGACATCCTCCCGGACGACGATGAGCCGGAGAAGCATCACAATGGAGATCACTTCCACAACAACCTGCACGATGGCAAGGTCAGGCGCGCCGAGGATAAGAAAGATGATCGAGAGCGCAAGCCCGATCGCTCCCACCGATATCACGCTCGAAAGGAGATCCTTTGTCTCGATGGCGATTATCGCGCCGATGATCATGAACGCCACCAGCCCATACAATAACAGCATAAACAGCATAGATATACCGTCCTACATCACGAGGAAAAACAGTAAGAACCCAAGCCCCAATAGGGCGAACGCCAGATAGGTTGACACGGCGCCGTTATGTATTGCCCGCAGAACATCGATCACCTTGGAAAAATACCTCCCGGTCAGAACATAAATGTCGTAGACCCCCTGTTCTGCATCACTGTAGAGGACCTTCAGCGGGGAAATGTCCCGGATGGTCTCATAGAATCCCGTTCCCGGGAACCTGACCGCCTCATTGTCAAACACCTCCCCGCCCACGAAGATGCGGGTCGTGCGCACCCTGACACGGGCGCCAAGTACGTAAACCAGCAGTCCCGCGCCGAGAGCCGCGAGTATGAGCACCGTCGCAAGAGTCGGACTCCACATCCCGAGAGGCAGATTCACCGCAGCGGGGACGCCTGCAAAATCCAGTTTTAAAAGAGGTCCGAAGACATGACGGAGAGGATATTGCGCGAACACACCGAGCGCAACACACAGGAATGCGAGAACGGCTATGGGGAGACCCATAGCCCATCCGGCGGACTTGACTTCCTTCAGTCGTTCCGGCTTTTTCCCAAGAAAGACCGAATGAATGACCTTGATGAACGAAGCCAGGGTCAGCGCGCTTCCGAACATGGCGGCGATGAGAAACACCGGCCGGCCGACCTCTATAGTACCCTGATATATAAGCCACTTGGAAACGAAGCCGTTGAAGGGCGGGACGCCGGATATGGCCAGCGAGGCAATGAGCATCGACCAGAAAACAACCGGCATGGCCTTCGCGAGTCCGCCCAGGTCCTCGAGTTCCACGGTTCCCGTGCGTTTCTCCACAGCCCCGGCGCCCAGAAACAGGCAGCATTTGTAGATGGCGTTATTCAGCATATGGAACAAGCCCCCGATGATCCCAACCGCCGTACCGGTGGCAATCCCCATGATCATGTAACCCACCTGGCTGACGGCGTGGAAGGCGAGCAGCTTCTTGAGGTTGTGCTGGACGATGGCCATCATCACCGCGAGAATGATGGTCGCCGCGCCGATTATGAGGAGTACGAGACTAAGACCGGGAGTGAGGGCGAACATGAAGCACGATATCCGCACCAGGAGGTAGATGCCGAGGAGTTTATCGAGGCTGGCCGGCAGAAAGGCCATAACGCTCGCGGGAGCGCTTTCAGCCACCTTGGGGATCCAGGAATGCCCCGGCATCGCTCCCGCCTTCACCAGCGCGCTGGCTGCGAGAAGAAGGTAAGCGGTCGTGAGCCACCCGGAGTTCAGCGCGAGGGAGCGAATGTCGCTCATCGTGAATGTCCCGGTCATCTGCCACACAAGCGCAATACCAAGGAGCAGGGCGCAATCGGAGAAACCGACCATGACAAAGGTTTTCCCAGCGCCATCGCGGGTGTTATCCCCGCCGATGGTGATGAGGAAGAACAGGAGCACCGTAGTCACTTCCCATCCCACGAGGAGCACAATCATGTTATTGGCGAGAATCGCCGCCGCCGCTCCGCTCGATGTTATCAGCAGGTAGGCGTAATATTCTTTCAGACGGCCGGATCCTTTCATGAATCCGAAGGAGAACAGAACTACCAGCATAGTGATGACAGACGAGGCGAAGAGGATGAACCCGCTGAGCGCATCAGCCCGGAGATCGAAAGAAAACGCGATGCTCCCCAGAGAGAACCACGTATCCGCTGCCACAAGCTCCTGCCCGGAGAAGAACACGATGCCCGCATAATACGCCGCGATGGCTGTTCCCGTAAGCGCGAAAACCTCTTTCGCAATCCTCGGAAGAATCAGTATGGCCCCGCCGAAGACAAGCGGCACGATGATAGGATAGTAGAGAACGTTCATCTCAGACCGTCCCTTTCGCGGAATGCGCTAAGCCGGCCAGGAGTTTCGCGGCGGTCAACTCGACCGGCGTCGGGCCGGAGTCCTTCTTTATTTTCAATGTCGCCGCGCGGGATATCGTTTCCAATTCCCGGCCGGACATGACAAGGTTATTCGTTCCCCGCTCTATTACCGCCATGCGCTCGGTGCAGCAGTAGCAGGGGTCGACCGCCGCGGTAATGAGCGCCACATCCGCAATGGTGTGTCCGACGCAGGTTGCCTTGAATGAGGGAATGTTCATGTAGCTCGGCGCGCGAATCTTGTGCCGGATGGGCAAATTACCGCCGTCGCCGCGAACATAATGAAACACTTCGCCCCGCGGCGCCTCCGCATGGCCGATTCCCTCTCCCGCCGGCACCGCTTTGATATGGGCGTCGATGGGACCTTCAGGCATTGCGTCCATGCACTGCTTGATGATCTTTACCGATTCGATGATCTCGAGGAGACGCACCGCAGCCTTGGCAAATACATCCCCGCCTTCCCACGTGATGACTTTCCAGTCCACCCGGTCGTAGGCGGCGTATGGGTCGTCCGCCCGGATGTCGTCCGGGATTCCCGATGCCCGAACCGTCGGCCCCAGGGTGCCATAAGCGACTGCGTCTTTTTTCGAAAGCACACCTATTCCCTTGGTACGGGCATGCAGCACCGGGTCGTCGAGAACGGCGCCGGTAAGCATCTCGGTGGACGCCACTATCTTGTCCAATTCCCTGTGCACCCAGGGGAAATCTGCCGGATCGAGGTCGCGGCGGACACCTCCCGGTTTCATCATGGCGTAATGGTTACGGTTGCCGGTGAGTTTTTCGCAGATATCGAGTATCGGCTCGCGGTACTTCCATGCCCACATGAACACGGTATCGTACCCGATGAAATGACCGGCGAGCCCCACCCACAAAAGGTGGCTGTGAACGCGCTCGAGCTCGCAGATGATGGTGCGGATATAATCCGCCCTCTCGGGGACGGCGAATCCTCCCAGATCCTCCACCGCGAGGACATACGCCATCGGATGGGAAGTGGAGCAGATTCCGCAGATGCGCTCGACGAGGAACGGCACCTGGTCCCAGGTTTTCTGGGTGCTGAGCTTTTCTATCCCGCGGTGCATGTACCCGATACGGACGTCAACATCCACTACAGTCTCGCCCTCGACATACAGGGTGAAAAACTCCGCCTCTTCGAGCAGAGGGTGAAACGGGCCGAGGGGAATGATGGTTCGCTTCATGATTCGGACTCCTTGAAACCGCGCCGTAACGGGTATACTTCCGCAGGCCAGTCATCCGCCATAAGGATTCTCCTCGGATCGGGGTGGCCGGTGAATTTGACGCCGAGCAAGTCGTAAATCTCCCGTTCGATCCAGTTGGCCGCGGGCAGGAATGCAGCTATGGACTCGATCTCGGGTGAAGGCTTCTTTACCGTGGTTTTCACTGTGATCAACTGGTGATCTCCGGGAAACATGAAATGGTAGAGAATATCGATGCCGCTCCGGGTATCCGCGCCGGTGGCTATGGCGAGCCTTCCGCCCAGTTCCTCGTACATACAGCGGCAAACGGCGGGAATGTCCTCCTTCTGTACCATGACATACACCCGACGGTCGTTCTTGACGAACTCGTCAATAATAGCGCCGCCGAATTTCTCCCGTATCGCTGTCAGTGCCTTCATACCGCTCATATTTCACTCCTACAGGGCCTTGAGCGCTTTGACCACGCCGAGGATTATGGCTTCCGGCTTGGGTGGGCAGCCGGGGACATAGGCCACGATTGCGTTGGGGTCGATTTCCTTTACCACCTCGTCCAGGGGATACTGATCTACGTTGTAGCTGTCCCGAAACATGGTCTTCGACAAGGCGCATGAGCCGATAGCGAACACCACACAGGGCTTGGCGGTCTGCTTGTAAAGCTCGATGAACCGGGGCTTGACATGGCGGTTGATAACTCCGCTCACCAGAAGGGCGTCGGCGTGACGGGGGCTTCCCACCAGCTTGATGCCAAACCTCTCCACGTCAAACCGCGGGGTCAGCACATCGAGTATCTCGATGTCGCAGTTGTTGCAGGGCGACAGAGCGACGTGGTAGACCCACGGTGATTTTTTAAGCGCCCAGCGGGTAATGCTCATTGCAAGCTCCTTATCTCCCCTGCCTTTGGCATCCCCCCTTAATAAGGGGGAAATTTTTGGGGAGGTTCTTATAAATCCAATAAAATGTTTATATAGTTATAGTAGTAATTTTCTTTTTCCCCCCTTAATAAGGGGGGCAGGGGGGATCAACTCTTTTCGAATAGCAACTTTACGAGATACTCGAATTTTGATTTTACCATCCCCCGAACGCAAAGACAAGCCCCAAAACCGCGAGAAGTGTAACCGGCCCCCAGAAAAACCTGAGCGCCTGGTCGATGCGGACCCTCGGATTCGTGTTCCGCACCAGCACGATGAGTACCACGACCGCGAGGTATTTGACCAGCCCCCCCGCAACGCCGGTCACAGTCATCTGTATCCCGCCCATGAGAAGAACCACAATGAAGAGGGGCATCACGGCCATGAGCATGGTTTTGGTAATCCTGATGACCGCAAGCAGCAGTCCGGAATACTCCGTAATGATTCCGCCCATAAGTTCCTGGTCGGCTTCAGGGATATCGAAGGGAACGAGTCCGAGTTTGGCCTGCGCGCTCATGAGAAGCACCACGAATCCGATAATTCCGGACGCGCTCCACAGATTCCAGCCATGAAGGGCCTGTGCAGAGATGATCGCGCCCATGTGAAAGTTGAACCCGGTCTTCATAATCATAGTGGCAACCACGATAAGGAAGGGGAGTTCATATCCCAGGATCAGTTTCATCTCCCGCGAAGCGCCCACCGAGCTGAAAGGATTTCCCGCCGCGCTCGCTCCCAGAATCATGGCCGCCGCCGGGATGATCAGGAGATACACCAGCACAACGACATCGCCGATGAATCCGGCGCCCGGTCTGATGACTGCCCATCCTAACAGCGCCGCCGCAAGAGTGATTCCCGCAAGTCCCACGAACGGCGCAGCGAGGAATACCGTACGGCCAGACCCCTCGGGGACCAGCGTTTCTTTCCCGAAAAGTTTGAGAATGTCCGCCGCCGGCTGGTACCACGGCGGGCCGATCCTGGCCTGGACGCGGGCGGTTACCTTGCGGTCGAGCCAGCTCGTCGCAAGCCCGAGCACAAGTATTCCCATGGCTAAAACCGCCCACAGCGCTACTGAAGTCAATCCATGTGTGACCACGATATCCTCATATTTTATCCGAATTTCTTATCAGATCCTGAAACGAGTTCAGGATGACACCTGTCATGCCGAACTTGTTGCCGCTTCGCGGGAACGATGAAACCGTTTCGGCATCTTTATCTGCACCTGTCATGCCGAACTTGTTGCCGCTTCGCGGGAACGATGCAAGCGCAGCGCATCTTTTAGCAACCGTTTCGGCATCTATCCCATCCCATCGTCACATTCTCCGTATATAGGTCCGGTAGCCGACCGTATGAGACCCGAGCACCATCTCATCTTTTCCGGCGTAGACCTCGTTGGCTTCCTTGAAGATAATAGCGCCGGTCGGGCAGGTGGCGACGCACGCCGGCTCCTTTCCTTCCTCCAGCCGTGAGGTGCACAGGTCGCACTTCCCCATGGGGAAAAGGCCGAGTTTCATCCCGCGGCTTAATACCCCGAATGGGCAGGCCAGCACGCAGCTCCTGCACCCAGTACACCGGAACGGGTTACGGCGCACCACTCCGTCCTCATCCCGAATCATGGCTTCGTTGGGGCAGGCGCCTGCGCAGGCAGGGTCCTCGCAATGGCGGCATACCACCGGAAGTGTTCCCACACCGTCGACCTCCGTGCTTTGAAGGGTGAGTGCGCCCAGCCGGATGCGGTGGCAGGCGACCGAATGCGCCTGGCACCCGATGCATAAATCAAGCTGTACGAAAAGTTTTTTCACCAGCCGTTTACCTCGACGAGATTGAGCCAGCCCATGCGATCGGTGAGGGAACCGTCCCCATACCTCACCGTTGACGATCGTACCGGCGGAGCGGGAGGTTCTTTACCGATCTGCGTTAAAATCATTTTCACCATTTCTGCCGATGGCTCGCCTTTATCCGGCGCCGGTTCTGAAGGCACTGCGAGCAGTATGTTGCCCGATGTATAAGCGAGCCGTCTCATAAGCTCCCCGCTCGAAGGCGCCTCCCCGGGCGCTTCCACTAAAGACAGGAGATGTTTCCCGTTATAGGTCCCTTCCGCCTCAAGCCAGAGTGCGGTCGGGAACACCAGATCGGCCATCCGTGTCGTGTCATTTTCAAAGGGGGCGCCGACAGCGAGGAACCGCAGGGAAGCGCGCGCCTTCCGCATGGATTCTCCGAATCCACCCCGGGCAAGATCCGCTCCGAGCACGAGAAGCGTATCCACCTCGCCTCGCCCGGCAGCCGCAAGAAGGGTCTCGACGGGTTCCTTTTCTTTCAATGCCAGACTGACGCCCAGGGTATTTGCATACGAAAAAACCGGCAGCAGCTTCCTGTCATCGCCTGTGGCCCTGACCACCAGCCCCGCCAGGGCGGCGGTTACAGGATCCTGTGTTTCGAGAATCAAAACGGCCGAAGAAGCCTTCATGAATGTTTTTGCAAGGTTCGCCACAGCGGTATCCCCGGGTGCGGAAATATGCTCCCTGACTACCCTCATCCAGCCGGGACCGTCATTCCCCGATTCATCGACAAGACATCGGAGCAGCCCGGCGAGCGTTTGACGTTCCGGTCCGGGAAAGTACACCGTTGCGAATCGCGAGGTTCTATTACGGCCGTTCGAAATCACTGCGAGTGTATTGCCTCTGCGGGCGTGCTTTGCCCCGAGGATAGGACCCGCGATGACCGGACCTATCTCAAAGGGATCTCCCACCGCGATACTGCAGGTGCAACGGGCAATCTCTTCGATGGCGGGCACCCTGTCTGTGACCCCGGTATCGATCAGAGACCGGCACACTTCGTCGTCCCCCGTGGGGAAATACGCGGCCATGCGGCCGCCCGCGAGACACGTCCTGGTAAAT
This genomic window contains:
- a CDS encoding proton-conducting transporter membrane subunit, which translates into the protein MPLFIALPLAAGFLIPLAGFVSERLVRAMAVLTTALLVALALGRIGAGVAIYAVGGWRPPFGINLVGDALSGFFLLIIAVVGFLVTVYSTAYMKRYTAEAKYYCLLMLMIAGMNGVVATGDLFNMYVFLEIAAISSYALVAFGIGHEELEASLKYLVLGSIGSSFILVGIAFLYSITGTLNLAHLGRILEGNGNQGMVHFIAALFFAGFGIKAAMIPFHAWLPDAHPSAPAPVSAMLSGLLIKALGLYCILRLFYSVFGLDQTYGSILMFLGLLSMVVGVLLAVGQFDFKRLLAYHSISQMGYILFAFGLGTPLAIIGGLLHTLNHTFFKSLLFLCSGAVEYATGTRDLKQLGGLWKKMPVTSAACSIASLSISAVPPLGGFFSKLIIVIAAVQAYDSLGPVAYVCAALTVFVSFVTLVSFVKVQKMVMFGPLPDRLAGVREVPAP
- a CDS encoding NADH-quinone oxidoreductase subunit H, whose product is MVTHGLTSVALWAVLAMGILVLGLATSWLDRKVTARVQARIGPPWYQPAADILKLFGKETLVPEGSGRTVFLAAPFVGLAGITLAAALLGWAVIRPGAGFIGDVVVLVYLLIIPAAAMILGASAAGNPFSSVGASREMKLILGYELPFLIVVATMIMKTGFNFHMGAIISAQALHGWNLWSASGIIGFVVLLMSAQAKLGLVPFDIPEADQELMGGIITEYSGLLLAVIRITKTMLMAVMPLFIVVLLMGGIQMTVTGVAGGLVKYLAVVVLIVLVRNTNPRVRIDQALRFFWGPVTLLAVLGLVFAFGGW
- a CDS encoding proton-conducting transporter membrane subunit gives rise to the protein MNVLYYPIIVPLVFGGAILILPRIAKEVFALTGTAIAAYYAGIVFFSGQELVAADTWFSLGSIAFSFDLRADALSGFILFASSVITMLVVLFSFGFMKGSGRLKEYYAYLLITSSGAAAAILANNMIVLLVGWEVTTVLLFFLITIGGDNTRDGAGKTFVMVGFSDCALLLGIALVWQMTGTFTMSDIRSLALNSGWLTTAYLLLAASALVKAGAMPGHSWIPKVAESAPASVMAFLPASLDKLLGIYLLVRISCFMFALTPGLSLVLLIIGAATIILAVMMAIVQHNLKKLLAFHAVSQVGYMIMGIATGTAVGIIGGLFHMLNNAIYKCCLFLGAGAVEKRTGTVELEDLGGLAKAMPVVFWSMLIASLAISGVPPFNGFVSKWLIYQGTIEVGRPVFLIAAMFGSALTLASFIKVIHSVFLGKKPERLKEVKSAGWAMGLPIAVLAFLCVALGVFAQYPLRHVFGPLLKLDFAGVPAAVNLPLGMWSPTLATVLILAALGAGLLVYVLGARVRVRTTRIFVGGEVFDNEAVRFPGTGFYETIRDISPLKVLYSDAEQGVYDIYVLTGRYFSKVIDVLRAIHNGAVSTYLAFALLGLGFLLFFLVM
- a CDS encoding NADH-quinone oxidoreductase subunit K codes for the protein MVPYILCTVLLLLGIYGVIAKKNLVKIVIGLCIIEYATNLLLILIGYRTGGSAPIFTKAEDTAAQASTFVDPIPQALIVTSIVIGLGVTAMVVAICLRLYEKYGTFDILQIRSLRG
- a CDS encoding nickel-dependent hydrogenase large subunit, with protein sequence MKRTIIPLGPFHPLLEEAEFFTLYVEGETVVDVDVRIGYMHRGIEKLSTQKTWDQVPFLVERICGICSTSHPMAYVLAVEDLGGFAVPERADYIRTIICELERVHSHLLWVGLAGHFIGYDTVFMWAWKYREPILDICEKLTGNRNHYAMMKPGGVRRDLDPADFPWVHRELDKIVASTEMLTGAVLDDPVLHARTKGIGVLSKKDAVAYGTLGPTVRASGIPDDIRADDPYAAYDRVDWKVITWEGGDVFAKAAVRLLEIIESVKIIKQCMDAMPEGPIDAHIKAVPAGEGIGHAEAPRGEVFHYVRGDGGNLPIRHKIRAPSYMNIPSFKATCVGHTIADVALITAAVDPCYCCTERMAVIERGTNNLVMSGRELETISRAATLKIKKDSGPTPVELTAAKLLAGLAHSAKGTV
- a CDS encoding 4Fe-4S dicluster domain-containing protein — its product is MKKLFVQLDLCIGCQAHSVACHRIRLGALTLQSTEVDGVGTLPVVCRHCEDPACAGACPNEAMIRDEDGVVRRNPFRCTGCRSCVLACPFGVLSRGMKLGLFPMGKCDLCTSRLEEGKEPACVATCPTGAIIFKEANEVYAGKDEMVLGSHTVGYRTYIRRM
- a CDS encoding DUF4040 domain-containing protein, whose translation is MLFMLLLYGLVAFMIIGAIIAIETKDLLSSVISVGAIGLALSIIFLILGAPDLAIVQVVVEVISIVMLLRLIVVREDVTIAHRYRYAEVFATAVGLIFCGVFIVIASIVYKELPSFGNPLLEVSKWYIDEGFGITHAANIVTAILLEFRAYDTLGEATVIFVSIIGAIVILRRKGKKDNERHDAHS
- a CDS encoding NADH:ubiquinone oxidoreductase; protein product: MSITRWALKKSPWVYHVALSPCNNCDIEILDVLTPRFDVERFGIKLVGSPRHADALLVSGVINRHVKPRFIELYKQTAKPCVVFAIGSCALSKTMFRDSYNVDQYPLDEVVKEIDPNAIVAYVPGCPPKPEAIILGVVKALKAL
- a CDS encoding NADH-quinone oxidoreductase subunit C — its product is MSGMKALTAIREKFGGAIIDEFVKNDRRVYVMVQKEDIPAVCRCMYEELGGRLAIATGADTRSGIDILYHFMFPGDHQLITVKTTVKKPSPEIESIAAFLPAANWIEREIYDLLGVKFTGHPDPRRILMADDWPAEVYPLRRGFKESES
- a CDS encoding MnhB domain-containing protein, with amino-acid sequence MNGMTLIVKTITRLILGFIIVFAVSIVFYGHITPGGGFAGGVMLACVFILLVLAFGKDTAFRIIGEKALSAWDCIGALGFMGIALFGFTQGVFFKNFLTSGEPLRLISGGTIMWSNIAIGIKVSAGLFAVFVALALFRINRER